The genomic interval TTTTGCAGAAATCCCTGCTGTATTAATTGATGTTCAACGAACAGGCCCGTCAACAGGAATGCCTACGAGAACACAACAATCTGATATTCTGGTTTCAGCATATGCATCCCATGGAGATACAAAACAAGTGTTACTATTTCCAAATTCTCCAACAGAATGTTTTGAATTAACTGCTTTGTCATTTGATTTAGCCGAACAATTACAAACTCCCATTATAATTCTTTCTGATTTGGATTTAGGAATGAATGATCATGTTTGCGATCCATTAAAATGGAATGACGAAACAAAATATAAACGGGGTAAAATATTAGATGCTGATGCATTGGATAAAATTGAAAAATTTGGACGATATCTTGACATTGATGGTGATGCTTTAACCTATAGAACTATACCTGGTACGCATCCAACCAAAGGTTCTTTTTTTACCAGAGGTTCTTCCCGTGATGAGTATGCAATTTATACTGAGGATGGAAATGCATATAAACGCAATATGGATCGCTTATCAAAAAAATGGGAAACCATTAAAAGCTATGTACCAAAACCAGAATTATTTCAAAAGGAAAATTTGTCGAAATTTGGAATGTTATTTTTTGGTACCAGTCATTATGCTGCTTTAGAAGCAAGAGATTATCTTGCAAAAGATGGATTATCATTAGATGCTATTCGATTAAAATCATTTCCATTTCCTAAAGAAGTCGAAGATTTTATTGAATTTCATGATGTCATTTTTGTGATTGAACAAAACCGAGATGCGCAGATGCGAAGTTTATTAATTAATGAATTTGATTTAAATCCTGAGCGGTTAATTCGCATTTTAAATTATGATGGAATGCCAATAACAGCCTCTAATATTCAAAACCAAATTCAAAATTATTTCAAAGCCAGGTCAATTGAAATTCCAAAACTTAATTACGAATTTGAAATAAAGTAAAGATTCAAATTATAAAACCCTATTCTGAAAACTCCTAAACTATAAAAAGCGGATCCATGACTTACCTAAGACCTAGTTTCAGACATCCTGAACTTCCTATAAATACTTTAGGATATCACAGGAAAGATTATGAAGGATCCTTATCAACTTTATGTGCAGGTTGTGGACACGATTCTATCAGCAGTGCATTAATACAAGCATGTTTTGAACTAAATATCGAACCGCACCGTTTAGCAAAACTTTCTGGAATAGGTTGTTCATCAAAAACTCCAACCTACTTTTTAGGGAACTCCCATGGTTTTAATTCCGTTCATGGCAGAATGCCAAGTGTTGCTACTGGAGCTAATCTTGCAAATAGAGATTTAATTTATCTTGGTGTTTCTGGCGATGGTGACACCGCTTCTATTGGCATGGGACAATTTGTACATCTCATCAGACGAAATTTGAATATCACGTATATCGTCATGAATAATGGATGTTATGGATTAACGAAAGGGCAAGACTCTGCTACAGCAGATCAAGGTTCCAAAAGCAAAGCGGGTGCTGCGAATTTATTTCAAAATATTGATTTACCAGGTTTAGCGATGGAATTAGGTGCAGGTTTTGTCGCCCGAAGTTTTTCAGGTGATAAAATTCAATTAATTCCATTAATAAAAGCAGCTTTGGCACATCCTGGATTTGCATTAATTGATGTAATTTCTCCTTGTGTTACGTTTAATAACAATGTTGGATCCACAAAATCCTATGACTATGTACGGCACCATATCGATGCTACTGCGACTTTTGATTTTGTCCCAATTGCTACCGAAATTAAAACTGAATACGAACAAGGAACCACGCAAGAAGTAAAAATGCATGACGGCTCCTATCTTCGTTTTAATAAACTACAAAATGACTGGGATCCCTGCAATAAAGAATCTGCAGTTCAAGCACTGCATCGGGCAAATCTAAATGGAGAAATACTTACAGGACTTATCTATATAAACGAAGATTCCGAAGATTTACATTCCTTACTAAATACAAATAAAGCGCCTTTAAATAGCTTACAAGAAACGGATCTATGTCCAGGCCTGTCTACCCTTCAGCAAATTAATGCAAGCTTGAAATAAGCTATTTCCAAACGAATTCAAATACCTGCTAAATAATAAAGCAGGATTTCTTTACTCCTCCAACAATTGGGCTAACTTTGTATATATAAAGCTACTATATGTTTAATGCATTATTAAAGAAATTATACCCACATCTACTGGTTATCCTGATTTTCATAGTTGTTATTTCTTATTTTTTTTATCCACACTGGCAAGGCAAAGTAATCCAACAAGGAGACGTGTCATCATGGCAAGGATCCGCACGAGAAATCATAGATTATAATAAAACACATCCCGATGACCCAGCACTTTGGACAGGTACTATGTTTAGCGGAATGCCCTCTTATCAGATATCAACACCCATGGATTATAATTTTTTTAATTATATTCAAAAGCTATTAGCTCTTGGTTTTTTAACCGGGCCAATCGCGATTTTCTTTTATTGTTCGGTTTCCTTTTATATTTTATATCTGGTATTAGGTTTGAATATTGGTTTTGCTTGTGTAGGTGCATTGGCAACATCTTTAGTAACTGGTAATTTCATAGTATATGAAGCGGGACATATACCAAAATTAGTAGTGTTATCCATGATTGGTTTTATTCTAGCAGGGATGATCTTATCCTATCGCGGGAAATGGCTTCAAGGTGCTGCATTATTTGGATTAGGAATGGGCATAAATATTTTGAATAATCACGTTCAAATGAGTTATTACACCTTCTTGTTAATGCTCCCACTAATTTTTTCATTCGCTTATTTCCATTTTAAAGATAAAGACATTAAAGGATTTTTAATACCGAGTGGAATTTTAACAGGGATAACGGTGCTTGCATTATTAGCATCATCCAGTACAATTTTTCCAACCTATGAATATGCAAAAGAAACAATGCGCGGCGGACATATTTTATCAACTAAATCAGGTACTACGGATACAGATATAAATGCAGCCGGATTACAATGGGATTATGCAATGAATTGGAGTAATGGGCTTGAAGATTTATTTTCCTGTATTATCCCAGGAGCTGCTGGTGGAGGAACTTCAGAACCTATAGAAACAACTTCTGCAACTGTAAAAAATCTACGAAAACAAGGATATAATCCTCCAAAAAGGATGCAAGCCCCACTCTATTGGGGTTCGCTACCTTTTACAAGTGGTCCGTTTTATTTCGGTGCAGTGATGTGTTTATTATTTGTACTTGGTTTATTTACTGTGAAAGGTCCAATTAAATGGTGGATAGCAATTTCTGTTACACTTGGTTTATTACTCTCCATGGGTAAACATTTCGAAATGTTAAATCATCTTTTATTTAATTATCTGCCGTTGTATAGTAAATTCAGAGCCCCTAGCAGTATACTTTCAGTGGTCTCTTACTTTTTTCCAATTCTTGGCATGATGGCGATTTATCAATTGACACAAAAAGAACAAAAGGATGAAACGCTTATAAAAAAATTATACTATAGTGTTGGGATCACTGGTGGAATCTGTTTATTCTTTGCTGTATTAGGACCTAGTTTTTTTGGTTTTTCACATCCCTCTGATCCAAGCTATTTGAAACAAGGTTTCGATACGGAGTCGCTTATTGCAGATCGAAAATCATTAATGCAAAGCGACTCCATTCGTTCTCTATTATTGATTCTAGCGAGTGCCGGTATCTTGTGGTTGTATATTAAAAACAAAACAAGCACCCTCGTAGTTGCTTGCGTATTAGGAGCATTAATTTTATTTGATTTTGGTGGTGTTGCAACAAGATATGTACATAAAGAAGATTTTATATCCAAATCTAAAAAAGAGCAATCTCAAAAACCAAGACCTGTTGATAATCAAATTTTAAGCGACAAAAGTACGTATCGGGTTTTGGATTTAACCGTAAATACTTTTAATAGTGCAATGCCTTCCTTCTTTCATAATCATGTAGGTGGTTACCACCCTGCAAAATTACAGCGCTATCAGGATATTATTGATCGGCATATTGATCCGGAAATAAATCAGCTTTTTGCTTTTTCTCAAAATGCTGGATCAGATAGTAGTTTAACTGCTTCCTTATCTACACTCAGTGTTTTAAATATGCTGAACACTAAATATTACATTTTAGGTCAACCTGGAAAAGAAGTTGCTTTACCAAATTCATCTGCAATGGGTAATGCCTGGTTGATTCAAAATATTAAATTTGTAAATTCACCAGATGAAGAAATAGCAGATCTCGAAAAAAATAATTTAAAACAGTTTGTTATTATCCATAAAGAGTTTGAATCTAAAATTTCAAAAACACAATTTGATGGAAATGGATCTATTAAATTGAGTTCATACAGCCCAAATAAATTGACCTACGAATTTGATAGTCAAACAGATCAATTCGTTGTTTTTTCAGAGGTTTGGTACGGACCTGATTTAGGTTGGCACATTATGATTGACGGAAAAGAAACTGAATTGGTTCGTGCTAATTATGTACTTAGAGCAGCACAAATACCGGCTGGCAAACACCAAATCGTTATGGAGTTTAAACCCCGTTCATTTGCATTAGGCAAAACACTTTCCATGCTTTGTTCACTACTTTTGATAGGACTCATTGGATTTGTAGGATATAGAGAATTTAAGAATTTAAAATCAAGCACTATCAATAAACATTAGAAAGGGAAAAGTTTTTTAAAACGAAATAAGATGAAAAAATCAGTAATTTTTTTAATTTTATTAGGCACTTTATGCTTGAGTTTCAGGATAATAACTAGACATTTCTTTGAGACGCCGGCTGATTTAGTTCATTTTATAAGAGGATTTGGAGTTGGAATTATCATTGCTGCATTGTTACTACAAAAAAAACTGGAAAAGAAATCTCAAACCTAGAAGAATTTTTAATAACTATTCTGGAATGTAATTTAATAGTATTTCTTTTATAAAAAGACTAATTATTAGTGCGGTAAATTGAACTAAATTATTTGTTCAATCGGTATCCCACTTTTCTTGAGTAGCATATTAAACAAACAAATTTTATTTGTAGAAAAAGAATATAGGTAAAACTTTTGATGAATATATCCATGGACCTTATCTCGTAATGGAGAATACAAATTCCCACGCCATTTTCCCCATTTTTTATTTGTTGCTGAAATGCCCGTTTATCCAATATTGAATGGATTGCAATTACAGTGCATTTCAGTGTGTTATTTTTCCAGCATCCTTTCTGGATTTTTTTTCTTTCAAATAAGTGCTTATCAAAGAGAAAAACTGACTGTATCGAAAATTATAACGGGACACCAGATTGTCAAGGAAGAATGCAGCAGCAGCATGGTGTCCTTTAAGAATTCTGCAGAGAACAGGACCCAAAAAAGGATTGAACAGGAGTTTGTGCACGATATTTCCCTGCCGGATGATATCTGTTATAAGACGAATTTTGAAAAGGTAGGCTTCTTCCAGATTGTCATATTGATCGCGATCCAGAATTGCCTGTATGGCCTTTTGTCCAGATAAGATTGCGAAATAAATGCCTTCCCCGTTGACAGGATCCACGAACCCAGCCGCATCTCCAACTAAAAGAATATGATCTGAAGCAAGCCGCTTCGGAAAGCTGCCATAAGGTATGAAGGCACCTTTTACTTTAGCTGAATCGGTTACTATTCCTAAAGTATTCAGAAACGAAAGCAGTTGTTCTTTCATTTTTAGGCTGTTACTTTCAGGACCACCCACGCCCACGGTATATCCTTCTTTTTTTGGAAAGACCCATCCATATCCATTGGGTATCACTCCGAAATAAACACTAACCAATTCAGGATTCCGATCCTTAAGTTGACCAAATCCGATCTCCTGTTCCAGGCAAAAACCGGATGAACGGTAATCATAATCCAAAAACTTACGGATACTGCTGTTTGCCCCATCGGCTCCAATCAAGTAAGTGTAATGAATGCTATACGCTGAAAGATGTATGCTGCGGTTAGTCGTATTGATAAGGCTTAGTTGAATGTTAGACTGATAAACATCGCCACCCAGATCTTCAAATTTTTTTAGCAACAAATGATCAAACTCCTCCCGATATGTAAAATAAAGAGATATCTGAACATTAAAATCAACTAAAGCATTAGACCCATTTTTGATTTCAACCTGATTCGATTTAAAATTATATAAGCCATCCAGTCGGATATCTTTGCAGATCTCAGTTACGAGATCCAGTGTCTTTTGCGTAATTAATCCTCCGCAGAGTTTTTTTCTGGGAAATTGACTCTTGTCCAGAATGCAGCAGCTCAATCCATGATTTCGTGCAGTAATGCCCGCAGCAGTTCCAGCCGGACCTCCACCTATAATCACTACATCATAATTCTTCTGCATGAGCTAATTTTGCAAGTAGGAATCCATTATTTCCAAAAATAAGTTCTGCTAAGCCCGAGTTGAACAAGGGGTCAAGTGCTGCAAGGTACACTATAAAATCTTCAACAGTAGCAGTTGATCCCTTTTATGAAATCCTCTTACTTTCAACACAGATGGAAACAATTGATGAAATATTTTGAGAACTTAGGTTTTGATAATTTTTATCTCAAAATTATCCCTATTTCTATTTTTTCCTTAATATTTAAGCTAAGCTTTATAAATTTCTAAACTAAAAATTTAGATTGTAATACTACAACTACTTTGGCAACCATTATTATCAGTCACAGTAACAGAATAGGTGCCTGGATTCATAACTGTAATACATTGTGAAGTTGCACCGGTATTCCATAAATAGTTAGTATATCCAGTAGAAGCACATAGCGGAGTTGAAACTCCTAAACAAAATACAGCGCCACTAGTAATGGTACATGCAGGTGCTGGCAAAGAGCTTACAGTTTTAGTACAGGTACTTGAACATCCGGCATTTACCGTTACCGTGTAGGTTCCTGGTGCATTAATTGTAATGCAACGGGTAGTTTCTCCTGTACT from Saprospiraceae bacterium carries:
- a CDS encoding 2-oxoacid:ferredoxin oxidoreductase subunit beta, encoding MTYLRPSFRHPELPINTLGYHRKDYEGSLSTLCAGCGHDSISSALIQACFELNIEPHRLAKLSGIGCSSKTPTYFLGNSHGFNSVHGRMPSVATGANLANRDLIYLGVSGDGDTASIGMGQFVHLIRRNLNITYIVMNNGCYGLTKGQDSATADQGSKSKAGAANLFQNIDLPGLAMELGAGFVARSFSGDKIQLIPLIKAALAHPGFALIDVISPCVTFNNNVGSTKSYDYVRHHIDATATFDFVPIATEIKTEYEQGTTQEVKMHDGSYLRFNKLQNDWDPCNKESAVQALHRANLNGEILTGLIYINEDSEDLHSLLNTNKAPLNSLQETDLCPGLSTLQQINASLK
- a CDS encoding YfhO family protein produces the protein MFNALLKKLYPHLLVILIFIVVISYFFYPHWQGKVIQQGDVSSWQGSAREIIDYNKTHPDDPALWTGTMFSGMPSYQISTPMDYNFFNYIQKLLALGFLTGPIAIFFYCSVSFYILYLVLGLNIGFACVGALATSLVTGNFIVYEAGHIPKLVVLSMIGFILAGMILSYRGKWLQGAALFGLGMGINILNNHVQMSYYTFLLMLPLIFSFAYFHFKDKDIKGFLIPSGILTGITVLALLASSSTIFPTYEYAKETMRGGHILSTKSGTTDTDINAAGLQWDYAMNWSNGLEDLFSCIIPGAAGGGTSEPIETTSATVKNLRKQGYNPPKRMQAPLYWGSLPFTSGPFYFGAVMCLLFVLGLFTVKGPIKWWIAISVTLGLLLSMGKHFEMLNHLLFNYLPLYSKFRAPSSILSVVSYFFPILGMMAIYQLTQKEQKDETLIKKLYYSVGITGGICLFFAVLGPSFFGFSHPSDPSYLKQGFDTESLIADRKSLMQSDSIRSLLLILASAGILWLYIKNKTSTLVVACVLGALILFDFGGVATRYVHKEDFISKSKKEQSQKPRPVDNQILSDKSTYRVLDLTVNTFNSAMPSFFHNHVGGYHPAKLQRYQDIIDRHIDPEINQLFAFSQNAGSDSSLTASLSTLSVLNMLNTKYYILGQPGKEVALPNSSAMGNAWLIQNIKFVNSPDEEIADLEKNNLKQFVIIHKEFESKISKTQFDGNGSIKLSSYSPNKLTYEFDSQTDQFVVFSEVWYGPDLGWHIMIDGKETELVRANYVLRAAQIPAGKHQIVMEFKPRSFALGKTLSMLCSLLLIGLIGFVGYREFKNLKSSTINKH
- a CDS encoding geranylgeranyl reductase family protein, which codes for MQKNYDVVIIGGGPAGTAAGITARNHGLSCCILDKSQFPRKKLCGGLITQKTLDLVTEICKDIRLDGLYNFKSNQVEIKNGSNALVDFNVQISLYFTYREEFDHLLLKKFEDLGGDVYQSNIQLSLINTTNRSIHLSAYSIHYTYLIGADGANSSIRKFLDYDYRSSGFCLEQEIGFGQLKDRNPELVSVYFGVIPNGYGWVFPKKEGYTVGVGGPESNSLKMKEQLLSFLNTLGIVTDSAKVKGAFIPYGSFPKRLASDHILLVGDAAGFVDPVNGEGIYFAILSGQKAIQAILDRDQYDNLEEAYLFKIRLITDIIRQGNIVHKLLFNPFLGPVLCRILKGHHAAAAFFLDNLVSRYNFRYSQFFSLISTYLKEKKSRKDAGKITH
- a CDS encoding 2-oxoacid:acceptor oxidoreductase subunit alpha; protein product: MQSHPLINDFVVRFANVNGTGSASANNMFAKAIFRMGIPVTPKNIFPSNIQGLPTWFEVRVSDHFYLGRREGIDIMVCVNPQSMMQDVVNVKPGGYFIYDSSKPLHKEFIRDDIHYIGIPLTEITIREYTDPRQRMLFKNIIYVGALSALIDIEMEVLKNLVAEQFQGKEKLIAPNHHALELGSQYVKDHFKCPLEYRLERRNLLDHKILFEGNAACALGAIYGGATIAAWYPITPSTSVVDAFSDYAAEYRIDPQTGAKNYAIVQAEDELSAMGMVIGAMWNGARAFTATSGPGVSLMQEFLGLAYFAEIPAVLIDVQRTGPSTGMPTRTQQSDILVSAYASHGDTKQVLLFPNSPTECFELTALSFDLAEQLQTPIIILSDLDLGMNDHVCDPLKWNDETKYKRGKILDADALDKIEKFGRYLDIDGDALTYRTIPGTHPTKGSFFTRGSSRDEYAIYTEDGNAYKRNMDRLSKKWETIKSYVPKPELFQKENLSKFGMLFFGTSHYAALEARDYLAKDGLSLDAIRLKSFPFPKEVEDFIEFHDVIFVIEQNRDAQMRSLLINEFDLNPERLIRILNYDGMPITASNIQNQIQNYFKARSIEIPKLNYEFEIK